One Triticum urartu cultivar G1812 unplaced genomic scaffold, Tu2.1 TuUngrouped_contig_6372, whole genome shotgun sequence genomic window, CTGCATCAGGCGTATGCATATCTAATCAGTGGGGTTTAATTAAAGAGTAGTTGGCACGTCGTTGTTCCGCACCAGTCATTAATGCAAAAACAATTTGGAAACCTACCGCTGTAGTATCAATTTGAAATCAATCCATCAGTGCAATTACTTAGCCAGCCAATTAATTACGCGTGCAATTAATTATGTCTGTTTAAATATAGTACTTACGCCAAATCAATTTGGAAACTGAGACATTAATGCAATTAATTAATTATTAGTCAGACAGTTATAGGCCTGCAGATAATTAGTAGTAGAGATTATTTCCAAAACAGCCCATAATCTACCGCTTCACATGCACCTAGAATAATTAGCCACCGACATTGTCACAACCCAGTCAatgccaccgcggctgaggacAATCGGCCACACGCCACCACTCTTCAAATATTGTTTAATCCTGTAGCAAAGCACGGGTATTTAGCTAGTCTAATTAGTGGGGTAGTGTTTTTCTTATGTGAATTGACAATCGCGTAGCGAATGTTCTATTTAGAATCAAATTGTTGGGAGTTGGTAGCACCCCGCATTAGCAGAAATGACATAGTAAATGTGAAATGGAGGGGAATGAAATAGGACAACATGCTCATTGGGCTAAACTTTATTACTTGGAAAAAATCTGGAATAAAATCTCTGCACCACACAAAGAGACGCAACCAAAAAGGCGACAGGTATCTCCGTCCTAAACAAATGCAATTTTCAATATCTCCGTCCTTTAGCAATCTTAGATTTTATACATCGCAATTTTATTATTAAGAAGGAATTGCGGAGAAAATGCAAAGCATTGCTTCTGATGTTGCAGTGAATCATGCAGAGATTTATTCCGGCGGAATTTGGAGTTGATCACACAAAGGTGCAGATTTGTGACATGGACCATGGCTTCTATGAGAAGAAAGCTGAAATCCGCCGTTTAATAGAGAGCGAGGATATTCCTCACACGTACATCTATTGCAACTTCCTGATGCGCTATTTGCTTCCTTCGCTAGTGCAGCCGGGTCTAGATGCCCCTCCAAGAGATGAAGTTACGATATTTGGTGGAGGAGATACTAAAGGTCTGGTGATATTACTTCTCTCAAATCTGCTGTCTGATACCTGGAATGTAAAATGTTCTTCCATGTTCTGTTTTTTTCCCTCAAGGAAGATTTTGTCTCTGCAGGTATCTTCGTTGAAGAGGGTGATGTGGCTAAATTTACAGTGTGTACCATAGAGGACCCCAGAACATTAAACATGACATTGTATTTGAGACCTCCGGGAAATATCTACTCACTGAATGAATTGGTTAGCCTCTGGGAGACAAAAATCAACAAATGCCTAAAGAAGATACATATAACTGAAGAGCAACTCCTTAAAAACATTCAGAGTAAGCTAACAGTACTCTTGGTGAAAGGTTTCCATGATATATTAGTAGAATTATTTCTGTTGCTTTTGTATGTCCGCTGCTGTCAGGGTTATTCCTTTCAAATACCAGGTTTAATCAAATCCAACTTTGAGAAAGGTTCTGATGCTCTTTTCTGGTACAGTTGTCTGTAAATGGAAGGATGTGATTTCGTTCTTTCAGTTAGAAAAACATAAGCCGTGGTTACCCCTTGCAATCTAATACAccctctgtttctaaatataagacATTTTAGCAGTAACAGAGATAGTAGAAGTTTAGATGCTAATACTTTTTTTTTATCTTTCGCCTTACTCTACAAGTTCCAGCACTGACCTCTCGTTTTTCTGAACCTTGGCATGAATAATTGCGAATACAGACTCACCGCGAATTATAACTCTGCTCCTATGTTTATAAGTAGTTTGTGAATAACACGTGAATGTTTTTCTATATTTATTTTTGTCATGTATcttattctctctttttttatttgcaGATGCACCGTTTCCTCTGAAAATGGATTTGATATTTATATATTCAGCTTTTGTTAAGGGTGATCACACGTATTTTGAAATTGACTCGAGAAGTGAAGGAACTCAACTGTATCCTGATGTAAAGTATACCACAGTTAGCGAGTACTTGGATACACTAGTTTAGAATGTTGGTGATCTGTATGTTGGTCATAAGTACCAACCTTTTGTTTCAATTGACATTTTGAATGATGATGGGAGTGATGAATGTGTTCCAAGTTCTTGTGCTCACATTTTAATGTGTTCCGGTCCCTTTTCTGTTCTCTGAAAGAAGTGGGGAGTGATGAATGTGCATCGAGTTCTGTGTGCTCAATAAATATATGAAGCTGTCAGATGTTCTTATTATTTTCCTGTCCGGTCTGTTAATTAACTGTCTCTTAGCTTTTTCTATCCTGTTCATTCCAGCTAATCTTGTGAAGCACCACCATTAgtttttggcatgtggccatgtttGTTCTAGAATCCTACGGATTATTTATAAGTATTTCGCATTATGTATTTAGTAATATAGTTAGTTCAGCAGCACAATGTGAGCAAAGAATCATGACAATAGTCTATAGTGGTTGGGTCCTACACATTCTGGATCCAGTTAGGTATATGTTTGGTGTTCATAGGAATACATGATTGTTTCTCGTATAAACAGCCTAGGGAATGGGGCAGAGTGTCTGTTTCCTCTCTTGTGCTTTGGTTTCTTCTCTCCTAGGTGGAGTGGAAGAAAGGACAAGAATTTCCAACACAGCAAGAAAAAGCTGTGTTTCTTGTCTTTCTCCTCTGATTTGTCTCTATAACTCCTGCTGTTGCCCTCCCTTTGGGCCTTAAACTGTGTATATGAAAGAAAGTCATATCGCGCTTGGTCCTTCAGGTAACAACTTCCCTGATTCATCTTCGATTCATTTGAGTCAATTTGCACTATACATTTTGTTTATTTGAAAATTGCAACTTCTTAAAGAACAAGATAACATGAGGTTAGTGCAGAAGGTATCAACCAGATATTTCATTTGAGATACCTGAGTTCTGATACTTCAATCAGATGGCATGAACAGATGGACTTAAGATGTGCTAATCCAATCCATCAATGATCTTACTTATGCATATACATTACCATGTATGGCATGAATTTTTGGTGATAATATAGTTGCATCCGTAGCCTGACAGTGCCAACCTAAACCTTCTTGTGTTAGCCTACTTTCAACTGTTGGCAGTACACTTCGTTGCTACCCTGGTCAATACCATATTTCAAATCCCGCCAACTGTGTTCCAAGGAGTTGATGTGTCTGGAAAGGTTTCTCCAGGGCAGTACTTTTCATATGTCAGCTGCGACCTGAACTTGCTGATCTAGTTTTAGTTTGGCTTTGTTGCACCGGATGCTTGAATTGTTCTCTTATCACAAGATAGTGAACTGGCTACGGGGTCGTATGGAAAAGTATTTTCCATATCTAGGAGCCAGGGTTTTCAGCTTGTTCACATAAAGGCCATGATGACTTACCCTTTTTTTTTAAAATAGTTTTCTATCCAGATATTCACTAGAATATATAATTTCTTTGATGTGTCATATGAAAAAAGTGAACTATTGCAATTTAGTACTGCCATATATGAAGAATTCCATGATAGAGCAACGGGAGAGTAAAACCTGCGGACACCAAACTAATACTGCTAAAGTTGACTAGTCTCTTGAGTCTGAATTAACATAACAGTGGGTCCATGTTACTATGTTAGCGGAGTTTACATTTTGTGCCACACAGTAAGTTTTTGTTTTACTCATCATTCTAATGTTTTTgtcttctactccctccgttccaaattactcgttgcagaaatggatgtatctagaactaaaatacatctctagatacatccatacttgcgacaagtaattcggaacggagggagtacaagttATGCTGGATTGCTGTCAAGCTAAATTATTTAGCAGAGTGCCTTATCACCATTGTAGTTGCATGTTTGCATTGTGAACTAATTGCTGCTATGGTATTATCATGCAGTAGAAGACAGGCCAAAAGTTACTTTGGATTTGTTTGAAGTTCAAGCTAGGCCATCATTAATCTTGGTCATTAGCAATTTAAGAAAGGGTCTAGTAATTTTTTGTTGATCTCACAGTAATGCAATTTTTCTGAACCGCAGGAACTTAAGATTGTGTGATCAAGTATGCTAGCTGCAGATAGCAATACAGGGCACAATAGGCAATCGACACGCCCCAAAAGTGGCTATGAACCTTCGGATACAGAAACTGAGTGGCATGATAGCCCTTGGAATGATGCAATATTGAAATCACAGCGGACTCGGTTGCCTAAAGATCCTGCTAGGGACCCCCAAGTTGGTGCTAGAAGGCAAAACACATCTCCGAACCGTGTAAGAGATTATCCTGACGAGAAAACTTCAAGCTTGAGGAATAATCGTACTCCTCCCAGGGTCACCGAACAGAGGCGCCATACTTCCCCATATGCTGGTGGAAACAATGAATCACGCAAGAAGAGCAGCCGGACACCTCCCAGATTTCGGCCTTCTATGGAAAAATTTAGTCGATCGTCGATCAAGGAGAGGATATCCCGTAGCCGGTCAATTTCTACACCGAAACTACGACCTCATGAGAAGGAGCATCCTTCTAGAGTTCCTGCATTCCGTGGCACTCCTGTCTCAACACAGGTAGAAAGAGACTCAATTGATGTTATGAAAGGTGGTTCACATGCAGAAAATTGTTCCCCAGAGATCAATGAGTTGGGTGCAAATAGCAAGGGGCCTAGTTCCAAACATAATGAGTATACATGTACAAGCACAGAGTCTGCAGGTGACATCTTCTTCTCCCGTGACTGTAGGGCCCCGCTTGCGAAAACATTAGTAAAGAATAACAGTATTGACAAATCCTTCACCTCTGATTCAAACGTCGTTGATGCTGATGTTACTCAAGCAAATAGCAATAATTTGGGCCGGACATCACAGTTTGTTTCAGTTAGGACTGGTTTTTCACGAACTACAAACACCAGCCATGCTAATGGTCGGCACTCACAAGTTAGCAGTGGCACCACTTTGAGTAGGCGGTTAAACAGTGATCGGTTTAGTGGGGATAGTGGAAAGTTCAGTGATTTCACTGAGAAACTAGTTGGAGGCGTCATGAAATTCACCTCTAGCAGGCAGAAGACCCAAAATGATGCTTGGTTTCCATGTGCGATTGGAAAGTCGTGCCGTAAACCAGAACCAGCGAGCCACAAAAAAAATGATGATTCTGAATCAACTTTTATTCGGAAGGCACTTGTTGTGGAGAAGATTAGACTTTTCTGGGCTGATAAATATCGTCCACGGACTTTGAGTGGATTTACTTGTCACAGGGAGCAAGTTCAACAGCTTAAACAATTGGTAACAACTTCAAACTCTTTCCTAACTACACAAGTTTTAAAACATAAATTTCTAATTCTCGCTGTAACTCTGTCATTAAACAAGAACTGTCTTGGTTAACTTCTCAACCGGAGTATTTACGTTATGGTTCAAAAAAATTCAGCCGAAAGACCCCAGTTAATCTTAATTCATTCTACTGTCCAGTTAAATTAAATCCAAAAATAGCTAATCTGTACAAATTTGCTTGGCAATTGCATGGGCACGCTAAAATCTGCAGATAATTGTTCCAGTAGCTCAATGTTAGCTATCTAGGTTTCTAAATGCCAGTTCCCTTTCCTGACAGGTTTCCCCTGAGTTTTGTCCTCATATCATTCTCAAAGGGCCTCCAGGATCAGGAAAGAGATCATTATGCAGAGCAGTACTCACTGAGATCTTTGGTGATTCCTCTCTGAATGTACAACTTTAAACACTGAATATGGTAAGCCATGTTAATAAATTACACATTATAGACCGCATTAAGTATTTGTTGTTGCTTTTCCAGGTATCTCACTATTTGAAGAGTTGCAATGCCCAGGTTAGTTCTGTCACAGACGAGTAGAATTTATATACTTGTTTTATGCACTTAAGGGCATTTGGACATCCCACAGCTTGAATTCATTTTGATGCCGATGCAACATTCCTGCCAATTGCAATCATTGTTCTCAGTAGTTTGCACAAAGTAATCATGGCTTTGTGGTTTGAAGACAATGTAAAAGGTTACTTGTATCATTGAAGGAAGACGAAATTGCTTTACTTAGTTTCATGCGGTCTTGCTTGCTCCCTCATCATTTTAGCTAAAGGATAGAGAAACAATTTACAAGGACCACTGCAAGCATTGAGCCATCATATTACTTCTCAAATGAACTTTGTAAAATGTTACCAACTATATATGTAGTTTCGTGTCAAAATGCATCTGTAAGTCCATAGAGGACTAGTTTGTGGTTCATGTCTTGTGTTGTTCAGCATTTTAAAAGAAATTAGGTAATTTCTGTAATGTTGATGTTTGCAGTCTCTTTTCTAACTCATCTCCATGCCAGGTTAGCATATTTGTTTTCTCTGAGAGAACTGAAATTTCAACCATCATTTCATCCCAACAACTTTTGGTGTGGAATAAAAACATAAATTCTTCATTGCTCGACAGTCAACATTTAAACATGTGCATACTGCTTAGTGCTTACCATGTGGCACTACCATCTAATTATTCTACACATCGATGTATCCCTCACTTGGCAAGAAATCCATAATATTATGTATATTAAAAGAACACCACATGAGGTAATTATGTTATAGGAATCTTAAGTGAGGATGGGTTACCCTGATTTTGGCAGGGACCTGCATCTGCGCccatttttgtcccattatcatCAAGTGATCACCACGTTGAACTCAATATGAGGACTCAATCCAAGCATGCTAGATATGCTTTGACAGCTCTGGCAAATGAAATGTCAAATAAGCATAAAATTACTGAGATAGCTGCAACCAAGAACTTCAAAGGTATACTTACATCATCTGCAGTGCTGTTTTCTGTAATCTCATTTCTTTTGAAATCTTCCTAACACGCTTATTTGTTGATTCCAGTTATTGTTCTCTATGATGTTGACAAAGTTAGTGAGAACAATCAGCGGTTGATAAAATGGATAATTGATTCCTCCTCTGATGCATGCAAAATAATAATGACTTGCCAAGATGGGCCCAATCTTCTTGATTCTATTACAAGCCGTTGCAAGCTTATTAGCATTAGTGTGCCAAATACACGTGAGGTGAGTTTTCTCGATTTTTTGTTGTCCTTTCACTCAAGGGATTGGGTGTGTACGCAGATTGCAGAACAAGTGCATGTGATTTTACATAATTTCAGTGATTACAAAATATATTAACTTCTTACCTAGTAGCTAAGTCCCCAATTTAAAAACACAGAAATGAGATTGAACACTAACACAGCAGTTTGTTCCGAGAACCATTAAAGTCCAATTTGGAAGATAGGGAAAACCATTTCAATAAAAAAGATTGATGACTGCTGGGTCCCATATGTCATAGCAAAATGGGTCACTGCTGGAGTTGATGACTTTTTTCTCTATTAAGAGGTTATTGCcagtctgctagagatgctctaaagTGCCTCCAATAGCCACTCTTGTAAGACTGGGCAAACTACCATCCTTGTTGGCACTTCAAACGGCTCACAGAAAGCATAATTTGATGTCAAAAGAATTACAGCCCAGTCTCAGTCTCATAACCTCAACTCAGTTAAAGAAAAATAATGATTGCATTGCAATCCAACCAAGATAATGAGCAGTTAAACGATGACATATTTCAATAGATATTAGTAGAACCCCAATACATTATTTCTGATGAAACGACAAGAATACTTTTTTTGTGTGAACAATTCTGTCTCAAGAAAAGAGTACTGCGAGTCTCAACACTCAGTCTTGTACAAATCCGTCTATTGTATACACCTGTCTCATCTCTGGGCTGTTATTCTATGATAACATTTTACTACAACAAGATTTGGTACTGGATCAGTCTAGCAAAGCATTACAACTCAATGACAATAGGGGAATTTGTCAGATCAATAATCTTGGGGCAAATGCTGGC contains:
- the LOC125530516 gene encoding uncharacterized protein LOC125530516, with the protein product MLAADSNTGHNRQSTRPKSGYEPSDTETEWHDSPWNDAILKSQRTRLPKDPARDPQVGARRQNTSPNRVRDYPDEKTSSLRNNRTPPRVTEQRRHTSPYAGGNNESRKKSSRTPPRFRPSMEKFSRSSIKERISRSRSISTPKLRPHEKEHPSRVPAFRGTPVSTQVERDSIDVMKGGSHAENCSPEINELGANSKGPSSKHNEYTCTSTESAGDIFFSRDCRAPLAKTLVKNNSIDKSFTSDSNVVDADVTQANSNNLGRTSQFVSVRTGFSRTTNTSHANGRHSQVSSGTTLSRRLNSDRFSGDSGKFSDFTEKLVGGVMKFTSSRQKTQNDAWFPCAIGKSCRKPEPASHKKNDDSESTFIRKALVVEKIRLFWADKYRPRTLSGFTCHREQVQQLKQLVSPEFCPHIILKGPPGSGKRSLCRAVLTEIFGDSSLNVSHYLKSCNAQGPASAPIFVPLSSSDHHVELNMRTQSKHARYALTALANEMSNKHKITEIAATKNFKVIVLYDVDKVSENNQRLIKWIIDSSSDACKIIMTCQDGPNLLDSITSRCKLISISVPNTREVSFLDFLLSFHSRDWVCTQIAEQVHVILHNFSDYKIY
- the LOC125530518 gene encoding probable pinoresinol-lariciresinol reductase 3, producing MSEETARSRVLVVGATGRLGGSLVRASLAAGHPTFALIRPHHFALPDSAPLKPLAAAGATILKGSLDDYPSLLEAVRQVDVVICAVPTKHALEQKPLIRAIKEAGCVKRFIPAEFGVDHTKVQICDMDHGFYEKKAEIRRLIESEDIPHTYIYCNFLMRYLLPSLVQPGLDAPPRDEVTIFGGGDTKGIFVEEGDVAKFTVCTIEDPRTLNMTLYLRPPGNIYSLNELVSLWETKINKCLKKIHITEEQLLKNIQNAPFPLKMDLIFIYSAFVKGDHTYFEIDSRSEGTQLYPDVKYTTVSEYLDTLV